A genomic segment from Gracilinanus agilis isolate LMUSP501 chromosome 1, AgileGrace, whole genome shotgun sequence encodes:
- the MEF2B gene encoding myocyte-specific enhancer factor 2B → MGRKKIQISRILDQRNRQVTFTKRKFGLMKKAYELSVLCDCEIALIIFNSANRLFQYASTDMDRVLLKYTEYSEPHESRTNTDILETLKRKGLGLESQELELDEGLVEPGEKLRRLGGDGADLALIRPRFYSATPALPSSDLAYGAVPPPGSGPEPCGLGEATPGQGRPSPFRPAASKAGPPVGRSPGPLPPGLGHPLFSPGNLPRALANKTPPPLYLTADGRRSDLPGNLAGPRAGLGATRTLYGSLQSPSPISAPGNGGLSSHGLGAFPFISSSQAEYGHGDPSPHPGLLQPTALVPWQPPRGDRSPSSQSHLSVRPGSSSGPGPGEEAPAALGGSPPAPTLSIKSERVSPGAVPPLERPPSRDDFTKSYQYSPVGLARPGQPLRRLHVVDGWPR, encoded by the exons atgggaaggaaaaaaatccagattTCCAGAATTCTAGATCAACGAAACCGTCAG GTGACCTTTACCAAGCGGAAGTTTGGGCTGATGAAGAAGGCCTATGAACTGAGCGTTCTCTGCGACTGTGAGATCGCCCTCATCATCTTCAACAGTGCCAACCGCCTGTTTCAGTACGCCAGCACCGACATGGACCGTGTGCTGCTCAAGTACACCGAGTACAGTGAGCCCCACGAGAGCCGCACCAACACAGACATCCTCGAG ACCCTGAAGCGGAAAGGGCTTGGCCTAGAGAGTCAGGAGTTGGAGCTGGATGAGGGGCTGGTGGAGCCTGGGGAGAAGCTACGGCGTCTTGGGGGTGATGGAGCTGATTTAGCCTTGATTCGACCCAGGTTTTAT TCAGCCACTCCGGCTCTGCCTAGCTCTGACCTGGCATATGGGGCAGTGCCTCCCCCAGGGTCTGGGCCCGAGCCATGTGGACTCGGTGAGGCCACCCCTGGCCAAGGCCGTCCATCCCCCTTCCGTCCTGCTGCATCCAAGGCTGGTCCTCCTGTTGGCCGTTCCCCAGGACCTCTGCCTCCAG GTCTTGGGCACCCACTCTTCTCCCCAGGCAACCTTCCTCGGGCACTGGCCAACAAGACCCCTCCCCCTCTATATCTGACAGCCGATGGCCGGAGGTCAGACCTGCCTGGCAACTTGGCTGGGCCCAGGGCAGGCCTAGGTGCCACA AGGACCCTCTACGGGAGTCTCCAGAGCCCCAGCCCCATCTCAGCCCCTGGCAATGGTGGTCTCTCCAGCCATGGACTGGGggcttttccctttatttcttctagCCAGGCAG AGTATGGTCATGGAGACCCCTCCCCTCACCCAGGCCTCCTCCAGCCCACGGCTCTGGTCCCCTGGCAGCCCCCCAGGGGGGACAGATCCCCCAGCTCACAGTCACACCTTAG TGTCCGCCCAGGCTCCAGCTCTGGCCCAGGTCCAGGCGAGGAGGCTCCAGCGGCCCTTGGAGGCTCTCCACCAGCTCCAACCCTCAGCATCAAGTCAGAGCGTGTGTCCCCGGGGGCTGTGCCCCCATTGGAGCGCCCACCATCCCGAGACGACTTCACCAAGAGTTACCAATACTCCCCAGTGGGGCTGGCCAGGCCGGGCCAGCCCCTCCGACGGCTCCATGTGGTGGATGGCTGGCCCAGATAG